The segment TCTTCAATTTTCTCTACTAGATTTGCATTTTCTAAATCCTCGATAATTTTTGTTCTTGCCTGCTTTGGTTTTAGTCCTTGATAGTTTCCTGCAGCTTCTGTCATTCGTCCGTCCAAACCTATTGCAATCACTTCCTCTAATTGTAATTCTCTAAATAATGCAACATCATTTTGATCACCATAACTACAAACCATTACTGCACCTGAACCAAACTCAATTTTTGCAGAATGATGTGGTGTAATCTCAACTTCTTTGTTTGTTAATGGAACTACCAAGTTCTTCCCAATTAAATTTGAATATCTCTCATCATCAGGATTTACAATGACAGTCTTACATGCACATAATAATTCTGGCCTTGTACTTGCAATGATTATTTCTTTTTCTTCATCTTTTACTATGAATTTCATGTAGACGAGTTTTGTTGGAAGATCATCGTATACTATTTCTGCATCTGCAATTGTTGTACCTGAAACCCAATCGTAGTTATTTGGTCTTGTTGCAAGATAAATGACACCTTTTTTCCAAAGATCAATAAATGTTTCTTGAGTAAATTTTCTATATTCTTCTGAATCTGTTCTATAATAATTCTTAAAATCCCCACTCAATCCAAGACTTTTCATTATCTGTATCATCTCGGCTTCTAAATCATCTAGTGCATTTTTACATAAATTCAAAAACTCTCCTCTCTCTGTTTCTCGCATTCTAATACCGTGTTTTTTTTCTGTGTAGAGTTCTACCGGTAATCCGTTTCTATCAATGCCTATTGGAAAGTAAACATTTTTTCCATTCATTCTTGCTGTTCTTGCAATCATATCGATTTGTGCATAATGTGATGCTGCACCAATATGCCATGGTCTTCCTGATGGATATGGTGGTGGTGTGTCTATTGTATAATTTTCATCTTGTAATTTAAAATCATGAAGCTTCTCATCATCCCATTTTTTTAAAATCGCATCCTCTAGTTTTGGCTCCCATGCTTTTTCTGTAATCTTTGGATCCATATCTAAAACATTGATCTTTGTCTATAAATCTCTAGAGTGATGGAATCACTGGTATCTTATCTAGATATTTTGCAAGATTGATGTCATTTTGAGAAATTCCTCCTACATCATGTGTCATAAGATCAATCACAAGTTTATTGTAAACATTAAACCACTCTGGATGATGATTCATTTTTTGAATTTCAACAACTGCTATAGTCATAAAATTCCATGCTACATCAAAGTCAGAAAATTCGATTTCTTTGTGTAATTTACCATTTTGAACACTCCATCCATTCAACTCTCTTAGACCCTCTTGAATCTCATTATCTGAAAGTTTTGACAATCCCATGTTATGATAGAAAATATGAACAATAATAAATTATACAATTTAATTCACAAAATCATGAATCAACTATTAGACGAAATTCTTAATTCCATCAAAACTACTGTATTAGATAATTCTGTTGGTGTTGCTTTTTCAGGCGGTGTGGATAGTACATTAATTGCAAAACTGTTGGATGACAATGGTTATGATATACATCTTCTAACTATTGGTTTTCCTGATTCACATGACATTAATTTTGCAAAAGAGGTAAATGAAATTCTAAAATTTAAACATAATATTTTAGAAATTGAACTAGAATCTTTTCAAGAAACTAGCGAAAAGGTAAATGATATTATAAAAACTGATAATCTTTCCTGGAATGAAAATTCAATTGCGTTTTATTATGTTTCAAAATTAGCTAAAAAATTGGGAATTTCCACAGTTGTCACTGCAAATGGAATTGATGAATTATTTTGTGGTTATAATGCATATCGTGAGGCTATCGGAATTGGAGTTGATGAAGTAATGAATGTCATGAATCAAAAGTTGGATAATGAGAAAAAAATGATGATTGCTGTTAACAATGTTACATCATTATTTGATGTAAGAATATTACAACCTTTACTGGATGAAAATTTTATTTCATATGCAAAAACTATCCCAATCTCTGAAAAGATAATTGATGAAAATGATTTACAACGTAAGCATGCTATAAGAAAACTTGCAGCATCTTGTGGTGTACCTGAAATATCTGCTTACAAACAAAAAAAAGCATTACAATATGGGTCTAAAATACACAAACAGCTCTTAAAATTACGATAATTTTTTTGCATTAACTTTAACGTGTTTATCTACATTGTTTATGATAATTTGTGATGCTCCAAGATGTTTTTCAGGTACAAAAATATCTTTAATTTCTTTTTCTGTTAATGATTTTAAGATATTTTTATCTCCAATTAACGCATCCATGTAATTCATTTTCTTTTCATGAGCCTCAAATGCAACTCTTTGTACATCTCTATATGCTACAAATCTTGGAATTCCTTTTTTGATTAATGCTTCTAATACAAATTCTGCAAAAATTTGACCTTTAGTTATGTAAAGATTTTCTCTAACTCGTTTGTCATTAATTTGCAAATTACTAATTATTCTAATCATTGTTTCAATCATTTCATCAAGTAGAATTGATGCCATTGGTATTGTGAATCTTTCATTGGCTGAATTTGATAAATCTCTTTCATGCCATAATGGAATATTTTCAAATGACGTATTGATCTGACTACGTAATAATTTAGACAATGAAGAAATTCTTTCACTCTTGATTGGATTTCTTTTTACAGGAACTGCACTACTTCCCATCTGACCTTTTTTGAAGTGTTCGGCAACTTCCCCAATTTCTGTTCTTTGTAGATTTCTTATTTCAATTGAAATTTTTTCTAATGTTGCACCAAGAAGTGATAACTGAAAAATATATTCTGCATATCTTTCACGTGGAATAATTTGTGTTGTCACTTTTGCAGGGAATAATGATAATTTTTTTGCTACTCTATCTTGAACTTTAACTGCATTTTTAC is part of the Candidatus Nitrosopelagicus brevis genome and harbors:
- a CDS encoding asparagine synthase C-terminal domain-containing protein, which gives rise to MNQLLDEILNSIKTTVLDNSVGVAFSGGVDSTLIAKLLDDNGYDIHLLTIGFPDSHDINFAKEVNEILKFKHNILEIELESFQETSEKVNDIIKTDNLSWNENSIAFYYVSKLAKKLGISTVVTANGIDELFCGYNAYREAIGIGVDEVMNVMNQKLDNEKKMMIAVNNVTSLFDVRILQPLLDENFISYAKTIPISEKIIDENDLQRKHAIRKLAASCGVPEISAYKQKKALQYGSKIHKQLLKLR
- a CDS encoding 4a-hydroxytetrahydrobiopterin dehydratase — encoded protein: MGLSKLSDNEIQEGLRELNGWSVQNGKLHKEIEFSDFDVAWNFMTIAVVEIQKMNHHPEWFNVYNKLVIDLMTHDVGGISQNDINLAKYLDKIPVIPSL
- the purB gene encoding adenylosuccinate lyase, whose amino-acid sequence is MAILPIDSGRYGTKEMLEIFGEQKKVDYQLEIEAAAALSQGEINLIPKSIAKDIARAARSGKITAKRIKQLEAKSDHDTAALVESLAERCKKESRPWIHYGLTSNDLVDTSNSMQMRDAIRIIQPKVGKLALVLTKNAMKYKTLPAVGRTHGQHASIISFGLKFANWAAEMSTHLERLDEIKKRILICKTLGVVGTGSLMGKNAVKVQDRVAKKLSLFPAKVTTQIIPRERYAEYIFQLSLLGATLEKISIEIRNLQRTEIGEVAEHFKKGQMGSSAVPVKRNPIKSERISSLSKLLRSQINTSFENIPLWHERDLSNSANERFTIPMASILLDEMIETMIRIISNLQINDKRVRENLYITKGQIFAEFVLEALIKKGIPRFVAYRDVQRVAFEAHEKKMNYMDALIGDKNILKSLTEKEIKDIFVPEKHLGASQIIINNVDKHVKVNAKKLS